From one Lolium rigidum isolate FL_2022 chromosome 4, APGP_CSIRO_Lrig_0.1, whole genome shotgun sequence genomic stretch:
- the LOC124650294 gene encoding solute carrier family 35 member F2-like has product MEIKTKDAWSLLLVLFLGQLVAFSMAAASFASSLVANLGVDAPLTQSFFAYLLLALVYGAILLSRRQKLRIPWYWYLALAFVDVQGNYLVVKAYQYSSITSVTLLDCWTVVWVIVLTWYALGTRYSFWQFLGAGTCVAGLGLVLLSDAKSPNEQDPSKMPLLGDTLVIAGTVCFAFSNVGQEYCVKKNDRVELVAMLGLFGVLVSTIQIFILERKSLEAAAWSPTMISLFAGFAVALFMFYTITPLVLKMSGSTLFNLSLLTSDMWAVAIRVLFYQEQINWLYYVAFTVVAIGLIIYSLNESSSGDGTAASTEEPDQYQQLPSEDNSIASGHSLGRQERKQQEETHIC; this is encoded by the exons ATGGAGATCAAGACAAAGGACGCATGGAGCTTGCTGCTCGTGCTCTTCCTCGGCCAGCTCGTGGCcttctccatggccgccgccagcTTTGCCTCCTCCCTCGTCGCTAATCTTG GAGTTGATGCGCCACTCACACAATCGTTCTTCGCATATCTCCTCTTGGCCTTAGTTTATGGGGCAATCCTTTTGAGTCGACGACAGAAGCTACGA ATACCTTGGTATTGGTACTTAGCGCTGGCCTTTGTCGATGTGCAGGGGAACTATCTGG TTGTCAAGGCGTACCAGTACTCGTCCATCACCAGCGTAACATTGTTGGATTGTTGGACTGTTGTATGGGTTATTGTACTCACCTGGTACGCACTAGGCACAAGATATTCTTTCTGGCAATTTCTGGGGGCGGGGACCTGTGTGGCAGGGCTAGGTCTTGTGCTCCTTTCAGATGCAAAATCTCCAAATGAGCAAG ATCCAAGTAAAATGCCACTTCTAGGGGATACCCTTGTTATTGCTGGGACAGTTTGTTTTGCGTTTAGCAATGTTGGGCAG GAATACTGTGTCAAGAAGAATGATCGAGTAGAACTTGTTGCAATGCTTGGACTATTTGGGGTGCTTGTCAGTACAATTCAGAT ATTTATACTCGAAAGGAAGAGCCTAGAAGCAGCTGCCTGGTCTCCAACAATG ATAAGCTTGTTCGCAGGATTTGCCGTTGCACTATTTATGTTCTACACCATTACTCCGTTAGTTCTTAAG ATGAGTGGATCAACATTGTTTAATCTCTCACTATTAACATCTGACATGTGGGCAGTTGCCATTCGAGTATTGTTCTATCAAGAACAG ATAAACTGGCTGTACTATGTAGCATTCACAGTTGTGGCCATTGGATTGATCATCTACTCGCTGAA TGAGAGTTCTTCGGGCGATGGAACAGCTGCAAGTACAGAAGAACCGGATCAATATCAACAACTTCCAAGTGAGGATAACTCAATAGCAAGTGGTCATAGTTTGGGCAGGCAAGAAAGGAAGCAACAAGAAGAAACTCACATATGTTAG